A stretch of Fibrobacter sp. DNA encodes these proteins:
- a CDS encoding NAD(P)-dependent oxidoreductase, with product MKKLLITGASGFLGWNLCRAASLKYQVIGVCNNHRVEVPGVTFVKCDLLQYSSLKDLFQRVRPDAVIHCAAVSNPNYCQQHVSEAYKVNVTLSSSVAGLCNEREIPCVFTSTDLVFDGESAPYDEGSIVCPVNVYGQQKVAAELEMQVRHDQLVICRMPLMYGDTPECAASFIQPWIKSMKSGENLLLFTDEVRTVVSVSDAAKGLLLALERARGIIHLGGRERVSRYQFGLKLAGVLGVAGELLTACTSKDFPMPAPRPADVSLNSEKAYSIGYAPGLIEEELPKLECVKG from the coding sequence ATGAAAAAATTACTTATCACGGGCGCGTCTGGATTTTTGGGCTGGAATCTCTGCAGGGCAGCATCTCTGAAGTATCAGGTCATTGGTGTCTGCAACAATCACAGGGTTGAGGTTCCGGGTGTAACCTTTGTCAAATGTGACCTGCTACAGTACAGTTCTCTCAAGGATCTGTTTCAGAGAGTCAGGCCCGATGCTGTTATTCATTGTGCTGCTGTGTCAAACCCCAATTACTGCCAGCAGCATGTATCAGAAGCATATAAAGTGAATGTTACACTCTCATCCTCTGTTGCGGGGCTGTGTAATGAGCGGGAAATCCCCTGTGTTTTCACCTCTACGGACCTGGTTTTTGATGGCGAAAGTGCCCCTTACGATGAGGGGAGCATAGTTTGCCCTGTGAATGTGTACGGTCAGCAGAAAGTGGCTGCAGAACTGGAGATGCAGGTCCGTCATGACCAGTTGGTGATCTGCCGGATGCCTCTTATGTACGGTGATACACCCGAATGCGCGGCGAGTTTTATTCAGCCCTGGATAAAAAGCATGAAATCCGGGGAAAATCTCTTGCTTTTTACCGATGAGGTCCGCACAGTGGTGAGTGTATCAGATGCTGCAAAGGGACTGCTTTTAGCCCTGGAGAGGGCAAGAGGAATAATTCATCTGGGGGGGAGGGAGAGAGTATCGCGTTATCAATTCGGTTTAAAGCTTGCCGGAGTACTGGGAGTGGCAGGTGAACTGCTTACTGCCTGTACCAGTAAGGACTTCCCGATGCCCGCACCCCGTCCGGCGGATGTTTCCCTCAACAGTGAAAAAGCTTACTCAATCGGTTATGCACCCGGGCTGATCGAAGAGGAATTGCCTAAGCTGGAGTGTGTGAAGGGGTAG
- a CDS encoding Hsp20/alpha crystallin family protein, translating to MTSGNWPRVDIEERENAYTIKADLPGLDKKDVSVTIENGALRIEGEKKQEYKQEKEKYCHFERSYGKFCRTFALPDSVEAEKIDASMKNGVLELTLPKKEQARPKAIEVKVN from the coding sequence CTGACATCCGGAAACTGGCCCAGGGTCGATATCGAAGAGAGGGAAAACGCTTATACCATAAAGGCGGATCTTCCCGGCCTGGACAAAAAAGATGTTTCAGTGACAATAGAGAATGGAGCCCTTCGTATCGAGGGTGAAAAGAAGCAGGAGTACAAGCAGGAGAAGGAAAAGTACTGCCATTTCGAGCGCAGTTACGGAAAATTCTGCAGGACTTTTGCCCTGCCGGATTCGGTGGAAGCGGAAAAGATTGACGCATCGATGAAAAACGGGGTACTGGAACTGACGCTTCCGAAGAAGGAGCAGGCCAGGCCCAAGGCAATTGAAGTGAAAGTAAACTGA